In Lewinellaceae bacterium, a single window of DNA contains:
- a CDS encoding 3-hydroxyanthranilate 3,4-dioxygenase, producing MPLTKPFNLQKWVDENRHLLKPPVGNQQVYKGNDDYIVMVVGGPNGRKDYHWEEGEELFYQIEGDITLKIIDEEGQPQDIPIREGEMFLLPPHIPHSPQRPANTIGLVIERYRREGEKDKLLWFCENCNNKLHEESFQLEDIVAQLKAAINKFMASEDLRTCSQCGTVMEKA from the coding sequence ATGCCACTGACCAAACCATTCAACCTGCAGAAATGGGTGGATGAAAACCGCCACCTGCTCAAGCCGCCTGTGGGCAACCAACAGGTATACAAAGGCAACGACGACTACATCGTCATGGTCGTTGGCGGCCCCAACGGCCGCAAAGACTACCACTGGGAAGAAGGAGAGGAGCTTTTCTATCAGATAGAGGGAGACATCACCCTCAAAATTATCGATGAAGAGGGCCAACCACAGGACATTCCCATCCGCGAGGGGGAAATGTTTCTTTTGCCGCCCCACATCCCCCATTCTCCGCAGCGGCCGGCCAATACGATCGGGCTGGTGATCGAACGCTACCGCCGCGAGGGAGAGAAGGATAAGCTGCTGTGGTTTTGCGAAAACTGCAACAATAAGCTGCACGAAGAATCCTTCCAACTAGAGGACATCGTCGCCCAGTTGAAAGCGGCCATTAACAAATTTATGGCTTCGGAGGACCTGCGCACCTGCAGCCAGTGCGGGACGGTAATGGAGAAGGCCTAA
- a CDS encoding pyridoxal-phosphate dependent enzyme → MNQLLHTPTAEDIRATHEAIRPMIHRTPVLTCESINKMAGAKLFFKCENFQKVGAFKMRGAASAALRLSDKEKERGLATHSSGNHAQAVALSARLLGIPAYIVMPDTSPAIKKAATEGYGAEVILCENTLAARERTLKEVVKRTGATFIHPYNDYNVIAGQATAAKELLEDTEALDCIIAPVGGGGLMSGTALSARYFSPGTLAYGSEPKAVDDAYRSFKSGTLQENTTIDTIADGLRTNLGEKTFDIIQRELEDVFTVSEEAIIAAMRLVWERMKIVIEPSCAVPLAAVLANRPVFEGKKVGVILTGGNVDLGNLPFY, encoded by the coding sequence ATGAACCAACTCCTCCACACCCCCACCGCCGAAGACATCCGCGCCACCCACGAGGCCATCCGCCCGATGATCCACCGCACGCCGGTGCTCACTTGCGAGAGCATCAATAAAATGGCGGGCGCGAAGCTGTTTTTCAAGTGCGAGAACTTTCAGAAAGTAGGCGCCTTCAAAATGAGGGGCGCAGCCAGCGCAGCCCTGCGCCTGAGCGACAAAGAAAAAGAACGGGGCCTGGCCACCCATTCCTCCGGCAACCACGCCCAGGCGGTGGCGCTCAGCGCGCGGCTGCTGGGCATCCCCGCCTATATCGTCATGCCAGATACTTCCCCCGCCATCAAAAAGGCAGCCACTGAAGGCTACGGCGCGGAAGTCATCCTGTGTGAAAACACTCTGGCTGCCCGGGAGCGCACCCTGAAGGAAGTGGTGAAACGCACCGGCGCCACCTTCATCCACCCCTACAACGACTACAACGTCATCGCCGGGCAGGCCACCGCCGCCAAAGAACTCCTCGAAGACACCGAAGCGCTGGACTGCATCATCGCCCCCGTCGGCGGCGGCGGGCTGATGAGCGGCACCGCTCTCAGCGCCCGCTATTTCTCTCCCGGAACCCTGGCCTACGGCTCTGAGCCCAAAGCCGTAGACGACGCCTACCGCTCCTTCAAAAGCGGAACCCTGCAGGAGAATACTACCATCGATACCATCGCCGATGGCCTACGCACCAACCTGGGCGAAAAGACCTTCGACATCATCCAACGCGAACTGGAAGATGTCTTCACCGTCAGCGAGGAGGCCATTATCGCCGCCATGCGGCTGGTTTGGGAGCGCATGAAGATCGTCATCGAGCCATCCTGCGCGGTGCCGCTGGCGGCCGTGCTGGCCAACCGGCCGGTGTTTGAAGGGAAAAAGGTGGGGGTGATATTGACCGGGGGGAATGTGGATTTGGGGAATTTGCCGTTTTATTAG
- a CDS encoding SDR family oxidoreductase yields the protein MNLRIKGKNALVCGSSKGIGKAAAIEIAKLGANVTLVSRSAETLADIVHELDDSQGQRHDFLVADFSDPSDLKRKVHGLVAAKTIHILVNNTGGPPAGPILNAEASAFEDAFSQHLICNHLLVQAVVPGMKREGYGRIINVISTSVKAPLDNLGVSNTVRAAVANWAKTLANELGPEGITVNNVLPGATNTGRLQEIINNKAKASGRSSDEVAAAMKGGIPLRRFAEPEEIGAAIAFLASPAAAYISGIALPVDGGRLKNM from the coding sequence ATGAACTTACGTATAAAAGGAAAAAACGCACTGGTTTGCGGCAGCAGCAAAGGCATCGGCAAGGCTGCCGCCATTGAAATAGCTAAGCTGGGGGCCAATGTGACGCTCGTCTCCCGCTCCGCAGAAACCCTGGCCGATATCGTCCACGAACTGGATGACAGCCAGGGGCAGCGCCACGATTTCCTGGTAGCGGACTTTAGCGACCCCTCCGACCTGAAACGAAAGGTGCACGGGCTGGTGGCGGCAAAAACGATTCACATCCTGGTCAACAACACCGGCGGACCGCCGGCCGGCCCCATACTCAATGCCGAGGCTTCCGCTTTTGAGGATGCCTTCAGCCAGCACCTGATCTGCAACCACCTGCTGGTGCAAGCCGTCGTTCCAGGCATGAAACGAGAAGGCTACGGCCGCATCATCAACGTCATCTCCACCTCGGTGAAAGCCCCGCTAGACAACCTGGGGGTTTCCAATACAGTACGGGCGGCGGTGGCCAACTGGGCGAAAACCCTGGCCAACGAGCTGGGCCCCGAAGGAATTACCGTCAATAATGTACTGCCCGGCGCCACCAATACCGGCCGGCTGCAGGAGATCATCAACAACAAGGCCAAAGCCTCCGGCCGCTCCAGCGATGAGGTGGCCGCTGCTATGAAGGGCGGCATACCTCTCCGCCGTTTCGCCGAGCCCGAAGAGATAGGCGCGGCGATCGCCTTTCTGGCCTCGCCCGCAGCGGCATACATCAGCGGCATAGCCCTGCCGGTGGATGGAGGCAGGTTGAAAAACATGTAA
- a CDS encoding 6-phosphogluconate dehydrogenase, producing the protein MSEFKQVLNEGLKKVGSWIKRFFLVLFLLALAGGGAYVWVSSWTYSDGTRAGNLIKISKKGMVFKTYEGQLNLGGFQQDPDGVSGNIWNFSVPRNEVYQQMQNYEGKQVKLYYKERYNAMPWQGKTNYFVYKVQPVE; encoded by the coding sequence ATGAGCGAATTCAAACAAGTCCTCAACGAAGGCCTGAAAAAAGTTGGAAGCTGGATCAAGCGCTTCTTCCTTGTCCTTTTCCTGCTGGCCCTCGCCGGCGGCGGCGCCTATGTGTGGGTATCCAGCTGGACCTACAGCGACGGCACCCGCGCAGGCAACCTGATCAAGATTTCCAAGAAGGGCATGGTGTTCAAAACCTACGAAGGGCAGCTCAACCTGGGCGGCTTCCAGCAGGATCCCGACGGGGTCAGCGGCAACATCTGGAATTTTTCCGTGCCCAGGAACGAGGTCTACCAGCAAATGCAAAACTACGAGGGCAAACAGGTAAAGCTCTATTACAAAGAGCGGTACAATGCCATGCCCTGGCAGGGAAAGACGAATTACTTCGTGTATAAGGTGCAGCCGGTGGAGTAG
- a CDS encoding DUF2236 domain-containing protein: protein MSKADTWTDSALEQFRHQADPLADNAMAHILANKGKEEAYRIFDLLIRNIEMPAAQLPAEAAPFLDATRALPSFANAGAISEAHRFFLDHGAKCLFLLYYKSLPLLYCMHKGAPVLVRTSRLTNEDQSLRIFARRIAETGQFLIDVMTPGELALGGRGIQSIQKVRLIHAAIRQFLAAEGWDEENLGLPINQEDMAMTLMTFSVAVLDGLDQFGIQEPQPLKEAYFQTWRAIGFNLGVVEELLPNNIAEGRLLMNKILNRQAAATEEGQLLTRSLIDFAQAMLKSEKLAPAPETLIRYLIGQKYAGMLGIQPAGGCLTALLPHAIQALFRLGERLEDKVDGPLDEALEFLSRQTVKAMVGYFDNYKGRNFQIPQAMQREWL from the coding sequence ATGAGTAAAGCGGACACCTGGACAGACAGTGCGCTGGAACAGTTCCGGCACCAGGCCGACCCACTGGCGGATAACGCTATGGCTCATATTTTGGCGAACAAGGGCAAGGAGGAAGCCTACCGCATTTTCGACTTGCTGATCCGGAATATTGAGATGCCGGCAGCCCAACTGCCTGCCGAAGCGGCGCCTTTCCTCGACGCCACCCGGGCCCTGCCTTCCTTTGCCAACGCAGGCGCCATTTCCGAAGCGCACCGCTTCTTTCTGGACCACGGCGCCAAATGCCTGTTCCTGTTGTACTATAAATCGCTGCCCCTCCTATACTGCATGCATAAGGGCGCTCCGGTTCTGGTCCGCACCAGCCGGTTGACCAACGAAGACCAGTCTCTCCGCATCTTCGCCCGGCGCATTGCCGAAACGGGGCAATTCCTCATCGACGTCATGACTCCGGGAGAATTGGCCCTCGGAGGCCGGGGCATACAGTCCATTCAAAAGGTCCGGCTCATCCACGCAGCCATCCGTCAATTCTTGGCCGCTGAAGGCTGGGATGAGGAAAATCTCGGGCTGCCTATCAACCAGGAAGATATGGCCATGACCCTCATGACGTTCAGCGTGGCTGTGCTCGACGGGCTGGATCAGTTTGGCATCCAGGAGCCACAACCGCTGAAGGAAGCCTACTTTCAAACCTGGAGGGCTATCGGATTCAACCTGGGCGTCGTCGAAGAGCTGCTTCCCAATAACATAGCTGAAGGGCGGCTCCTGATGAACAAAATCCTGAACCGCCAGGCCGCCGCCACCGAGGAAGGCCAATTGCTTACCCGGTCCCTGATCGATTTCGCACAGGCCATGCTCAAAAGCGAAAAGCTGGCCCCTGCCCCGGAAACCCTCATCCGCTACCTCATCGGGCAGAAATATGCCGGCATGCTTGGCATCCAGCCGGCAGGAGGCTGCCTCACGGCCCTCCTGCCCCATGCCATCCAGGCCCTCTTCCGCCTGGGCGAACGCCTGGAAGACAAAGTGGACGGCCCGCTGGACGAGGCACTGGAATTCCTGTCCCGGCAGACCGTAAAGGCTATGGTCGGCTACTTCGATAATTACAAGGGGCGGAACTTCCAGATACCACAGGCGATGCAAAGGGAATGGTTGTAG
- the msrA gene encoding peptide-methionine (S)-S-oxide reductase MsrA → MRDKNIDYAQGVSNISKIEKQLDKGLSRAVFAGGCFWCVEEVFERVKGVEEAVSGYAGPDAPKPTYELVCTGTTEYAESVAVYYDAKKISYGELLTAFFAGHDPTQLNRQGPDVGPQYRSAVFYQNEEEKKQAQAYIDKLNASGKYDKPIATTLEPLGVFYVAEAYHQDYYPGHLDNPYVARVSQPKVEKFTKAHPELLKEGYKSDE, encoded by the coding sequence ATGCGCGATAAGAACATCGACTATGCCCAGGGCGTGTCCAACATTTCTAAAATCGAAAAGCAACTGGACAAGGGGCTGTCCCGCGCCGTCTTTGCTGGCGGCTGCTTCTGGTGCGTGGAAGAAGTCTTCGAGCGCGTCAAAGGGGTAGAGGAAGCGGTCTCCGGCTATGCCGGCCCGGATGCTCCCAAACCTACTTACGAACTGGTGTGCACCGGCACTACCGAGTATGCCGAATCCGTAGCCGTTTATTACGATGCCAAAAAAATCAGCTACGGCGAACTGCTCACCGCCTTCTTTGCCGGCCACGACCCCACCCAGCTCAACCGGCAGGGGCCGGATGTAGGCCCGCAGTACCGCTCTGCTGTGTTCTACCAGAATGAAGAAGAGAAAAAGCAGGCCCAGGCCTACATCGACAAGCTGAACGCCTCCGGTAAATACGATAAGCCCATTGCCACCACCCTGGAACCCCTCGGTGTTTTCTACGTGGCCGAAGCCTACCACCAGGACTACTACCCGGGCCACCTCGACAATCCCTATGTGGCGCGCGTATCTCAGCCCAAAGTGGAAAAGTTCACCAAGGCACACCCGGAACTGCTGAAAGAAGGGTACAAAAGTGACGAATAG